Proteins found in one Vagococcus carniphilus genomic segment:
- the yedF gene encoding sulfurtransferase-like selenium metabolism protein YedF codes for MFEIDARGMACPLPVIKTKKALKENESVKTVVDNDIATQNLKKLAEQLGLNYTREELSATHFVVIISKDGAEIEIQETPEVENLVSEKIGYTVAIDTAVMGRGSDELGANLMKAFVYSLLEQDELPETIIFYNGGVKLAVEGSDVLDDLKQMEEQGVTIYACGACLNFYGLTEQLAIGEVTNMYRIVEMMSSAIKVVKP; via the coding sequence ATGTTTGAAATAGATGCAAGAGGAATGGCTTGTCCATTACCAGTTATTAAAACTAAAAAAGCCTTAAAGGAAAATGAAAGTGTTAAAACAGTTGTAGATAATGACATAGCGACTCAAAATTTAAAAAAATTAGCAGAACAATTAGGATTAAACTATACAAGAGAAGAACTTTCAGCAACTCATTTTGTGGTAATAATTAGTAAAGATGGGGCTGAAATTGAGATTCAAGAGACTCCTGAGGTAGAAAATTTAGTATCAGAAAAAATTGGTTATACCGTAGCAATTGACACGGCAGTTATGGGAAGAGGCTCTGATGAATTAGGAGCTAATTTAATGAAAGCATTTGTTTATTCATTATTAGAGCAAGATGAATTGCCTGAAACCATTATTTTTTATAATGGCGGCGTTAAACTTGCTGTTGAAGGCTCAGATGTTTTAGATGATTTGAAGCAAATGGAAGAACAAGGTGTGACTATTTATGCTTGCGGCGCTTGTTTGAATTTTTATGGATTAACAGAACAACTTGCAATTGGTGAAGTAACTAATATGTATCGTATTGTAGAAATGATGAGTTCAGCCATTAAAGTGGTTAAACCTTAG
- a CDS encoding TSUP family transporter, translated as MVAVLLGILGLLLLYYTVFLVKDLIANKSNLGNESLPIAVGIGFVTDFLDTLGIGSFAPTTMLFQLTKYMDDDKKIPGTLNIAHTIPVMIEAFIFIKVVDVSPVTLLSLVFAAIVGSWVGSKTVAKLPEKKVQLYIGLALVVTAFLMAARQLGWLDMLGAGNTATALTGIKLVIGVVGNFIFGALMTIGVGLYAPCMAMVYMLGLNPLIAFPIMMASCAGLMPVAGVEFIKNGNYSRKGTIGIIIGGVIGVAIAANFVTNMPMDVLTWVIIAVIIYTGITYILKSRKTAA; from the coding sequence ATGGTAGCAGTATTATTAGGTATTTTAGGTTTATTACTTCTTTACTATACAGTCTTCTTAGTAAAAGATTTAATCGCAAACAAATCTAATTTAGGAAATGAAAGTCTTCCGATAGCTGTCGGAATAGGCTTTGTTACAGACTTTTTGGATACTTTAGGAATTGGTAGTTTCGCACCAACGACAATGTTATTTCAATTAACAAAATACATGGATGATGATAAAAAAATTCCAGGAACGCTTAATATAGCTCATACAATTCCTGTAATGATTGAAGCATTTATCTTCATTAAAGTAGTAGATGTTTCACCAGTTACTTTATTATCCCTTGTATTTGCAGCAATTGTAGGTTCTTGGGTAGGCTCTAAAACTGTAGCTAAATTACCTGAAAAGAAAGTACAACTTTATATTGGGTTAGCTTTAGTTGTAACTGCCTTTTTAATGGCAGCTAGACAATTAGGTTGGCTTGATATGTTAGGTGCTGGTAATACAGCAACAGCTTTAACTGGTATTAAATTAGTTATTGGTGTTGTAGGAAACTTCATTTTTGGTGCTTTAATGACAATTGGTGTTGGACTTTATGCACCATGTATGGCAATGGTTTATATGTTAGGACTTAATCCATTGATTGCATTTCCAATTATGATGGCTTCTTGTGCTGGTTTAATGCCAGTTGCTGGAGTTGAGTTTATTAAAAACGGTAATTATTCAAGAAAAGGAACAATTGGTATCATTATTGGTGGTGTTATTGGGGTAGCAATTGCAGCTAACTTTGTTACTAATATGCCAATGGATGTTTTAACTTGGGTTATTATTGCCGTTATTATTTATACAGGTATTACTTATATCTTAAAGAGCAGAAAAACAGCAGCATAA
- the selA gene encoding L-seryl-tRNA(Sec) selenium transferase: MVDFKQLANLPSVDYLLKHPDLKERVKESPNVWKETIRHLLENIRNSFVSNELVNLPTEEEIIHMILNEKKDTDDFSLKRVINATGTIVHTNLGRSLLSSRVKEQLETSAFSYSNLEYNLEKGERGSRYQHLEKIIQKLTGAEDVVVVNNNAAAVMLALSTLIPNKEVVISRGELVEIGGSFRIPEVIELSGGMIKEVGTTNKTHLKDYEKVITEETGAIMKVHTSNYRVIGFTESPEITELAELAHSHDIPLINDLGSGLLIDMQQFGLPYEPTIKESLDQGCDVVMFSGDKLLGGPQVGVIVGKKEFIEPMKKNQLLRALRVDKLTLSALEATLSLYLEPEVAVQEIPTLQMISKSYEECLEEAKSFEEKLSSTKWPIQIKREAGKSQVGGGSYPEYQLSTELVGISSDDLSTTQLEEKLRKNDLPIITRVKNNCVWFDVRTIREGEMEEIMQQLTHIFQ; this comes from the coding sequence ATGGTCGATTTTAAACAATTAGCTAATTTACCTTCTGTAGATTATTTGTTAAAACATCCAGATTTAAAAGAACGAGTTAAAGAATCTCCGAATGTGTGGAAAGAGACAATTAGGCATTTGCTGGAAAATATCAGAAATAGTTTTGTTTCGAATGAACTAGTGAATCTACCCACTGAAGAAGAAATTATTCATATGATACTTAATGAGAAAAAAGATACAGATGACTTTTCTCTAAAACGTGTTATTAATGCAACCGGGACAATCGTTCATACAAATTTAGGGCGTTCTCTTTTAAGTTCAAGAGTTAAGGAACAACTTGAAACCTCAGCTTTTTCTTACTCTAATTTAGAGTATAACTTAGAAAAAGGTGAGCGCGGTTCTAGATATCAACATTTAGAAAAAATTATTCAAAAACTAACAGGTGCTGAGGATGTTGTTGTTGTTAACAACAACGCAGCAGCTGTGATGCTTGCTTTAAGTACATTAATTCCTAACAAAGAGGTTGTTATTTCTAGAGGTGAGTTAGTTGAAATAGGTGGCTCGTTTCGAATTCCAGAAGTAATCGAATTAAGTGGTGGGATGATTAAAGAAGTAGGTACTACTAACAAAACACATTTAAAAGATTATGAAAAAGTGATAACAGAAGAAACAGGAGCTATCATGAAAGTTCACACAAGTAACTACCGCGTAATCGGTTTTACTGAGTCACCAGAAATAACTGAATTGGCTGAACTAGCGCATAGTCACGACATTCCTCTTATTAATGATTTAGGCAGTGGTTTACTAATAGATATGCAACAATTTGGTTTGCCATACGAACCGACGATTAAAGAAAGTCTGGATCAAGGCTGTGATGTGGTTATGTTTAGTGGCGATAAATTGCTTGGTGGCCCTCAAGTTGGTGTGATTGTTGGGAAAAAAGAATTTATTGAACCAATGAAAAAAAATCAGCTGTTAAGAGCGTTAAGAGTAGATAAATTAACATTGAGTGCCCTAGAAGCAACGCTTTCTCTTTATTTAGAACCAGAAGTTGCAGTTCAGGAAATACCAACACTTCAAATGATTAGTAAAAGTTATGAAGAGTGTCTAGAAGAGGCAAAATCTTTTGAAGAAAAACTAAGCTCAACTAAATGGCCAATTCAAATTAAACGTGAAGCTGGAAAGAGTCAAGTTGGCGGAGGTTCTTATCCAGAATACCAGCTTTCAACTGAGTTAGTAGGTATTTCAAGTGACGATTTAAGTACAACACAATTGGAAGAAAAATTAAGAAAAAATGATTTACCAATTATCACTCGTGTAAAAAATAATTGTGTTTGGTTTGATGTACGAACCATTAGAGAAGGCGAAATGGAAGAAATCATGCAGCAGTTAACTCATATTTTTCAATAA
- the selD gene encoding selenide, water dikinase SelD: MENSEQLIVCGGCNAKIGPGDLGDLLADLPKVTSDKLLVGFENTDDAAVIKISDDQVLIQTLDFFPTMVTDPYLFGKIAAANALSDIYAMGGTVLSALNIVAFPEEKDFHILKEILRGGAEKVQEAGGILAGGHSIHDHSVKYGLSVTGTARPEEVLMNNAGQIGDHLILTKPLGVGVITTGYSVGEISQEAFEEATGYMQTLNKYAMDIAKKYPVNSCTDVTGFGLLGHLHEMLHGEFSAVIESNNLPYFKEAYTGAKEFILTAGGQRNRNYLADFVSFEIDDFGIEELLFDPQTSGGLLISIAEDEAENLVKELIEAGIPAKDFGQIIEKTTNEMIVK, from the coding sequence ATGGAAAATTCAGAACAATTAATTGTATGTGGTGGATGTAATGCAAAAATTGGACCAGGAGATTTAGGTGATTTATTAGCAGATCTACCAAAAGTAACGAGTGATAAATTATTAGTCGGTTTCGAAAATACAGATGATGCAGCTGTTATCAAAATAAGCGATGATCAAGTATTGATTCAAACCCTGGATTTTTTCCCAACTATGGTAACAGATCCTTATCTTTTTGGAAAAATTGCAGCAGCCAACGCTTTAAGCGATATTTACGCTATGGGTGGAACCGTCTTATCAGCCCTGAATATTGTTGCTTTTCCAGAAGAAAAAGATTTTCATATATTAAAAGAAATTTTAAGAGGTGGAGCTGAAAAGGTTCAAGAAGCTGGTGGTATCTTAGCGGGAGGTCATTCAATTCATGATCATTCGGTAAAATACGGTTTATCAGTAACAGGAACAGCACGCCCAGAAGAAGTTTTAATGAATAATGCTGGTCAAATAGGAGATCATTTGATTTTAACTAAACCACTTGGTGTAGGCGTAATTACTACAGGGTATAGTGTAGGAGAAATTAGTCAAGAGGCATTTGAAGAGGCAACTGGTTATATGCAGACCCTTAATAAGTATGCGATGGATATTGCTAAAAAATACCCAGTTAATAGTTGTACAGATGTGACAGGTTTTGGTCTATTAGGCCATCTACATGAGATGCTTCATGGAGAATTTTCAGCAGTGATTGAAAGTAACAATTTACCTTATTTTAAAGAGGCCTATACTGGAGCTAAAGAATTTATTTTAACAGCAGGAGGTCAACGTAATCGAAACTATTTAGCTGATTTCGTGTCTTTTGAAATAGATGATTTTGGTATTGAGGAATTATTATTTGATCCTCAAACGTCAGGTGGTCTTCTTATTAGTATTGCTGAGGATGAAGCAGAAAATTTAGTTAAAGAATTAATAGAAGCAGGAATTCCTGCTAAAGATTTTGGTCAAATTATTGAAAAAACAACTAATGAAATGATTGTTAAATAA
- a CDS encoding DUF3343 domain-containing protein produces the protein MKEYGVLLFESTHHAMEAEKHLKELNLPARIISTPEKIKASCGFSLKYEIDSEEEILNLLNQEKVLYEAYYHASGKGLNMTYRKVG, from the coding sequence ATGAAAGAGTACGGTGTTCTATTATTTGAATCAACCCATCATGCAATGGAGGCAGAAAAGCATTTGAAAGAATTAAACTTACCGGCTCGAATCATTTCAACACCAGAAAAGATAAAGGCTAGTTGCGGATTTTCTTTAAAATATGAGATTGATTCAGAAGAAGAAATTTTAAATTTACTTAATCAAGAGAAAGTTTTATATGAGGCGTACTATCATGCAAGTGGTAAAGGTCTTAACATGACGTATAGAAAGGTTGGCTAG
- a CDS encoding GNAT family N-acetyltransferase, protein MTLRSMTAEDNEGVKQLIQSSLKSLGLDKPGTAYFDPELNNLFSFYDKQPKSAYWVVEENGVIVGGVGIAPFNETTCELQKLYVDASQQGKGLAKLLMDQALSFAKDNYEACYLETHSDLGAACHLYEKYDFDLLESPLEGSVHSFMDKWYLKGFTS, encoded by the coding sequence ATGACATTACGATCAATGACAGCAGAAGATAACGAAGGGGTAAAACAGTTAATTCAATCATCTTTGAAATCTTTAGGGCTTGATAAACCAGGAACGGCATACTTTGACCCAGAGTTAAATAATTTATTTTCATTTTATGATAAGCAACCAAAATCAGCTTATTGGGTGGTAGAAGAAAATGGAGTGATTGTTGGTGGTGTAGGAATTGCTCCTTTTAATGAAACCACATGTGAACTTCAAAAATTATATGTTGATGCTTCTCAACAAGGAAAAGGTTTAGCAAAACTATTGATGGATCAAGCTTTGTCTTTTGCAAAAGATAATTATGAAGCATGTTATTTAGAGACCCATTCTGATTTAGGAGCTGCTTGCCATTTATATGAAAAATATGACTTTGATTTATTAGAAAGCCCGTTAGAAGGATCTGTTCATTCCTTTATGGATAAGTGGTATTTAAAAGGGTTTACTTCTTAA
- the selB gene encoding selenocysteine-specific translation elongation factor: MADIVIGTAGHIDHGKTTLIKGLTGIETDTTKEEKTRGLSINLGFAYLDLPNKQRVGIVDVPGHEKFIKNMVAGLPGIDLILLVIDAAEGIMPQTKEHIDILSLLGIQHFMIVLTKCQTVDEDLKELVKEDIREQLADTALKDAPLIETDAVEKIGLDELKLAIQDLAETIPEKTVQEVGRLNVDRVFSVKGFGTVITGTLIDGTFRVGDELTVFPSGKKTKIRTIQVHETDKKEAFSGQRTALNLTNISKDEISRGDVLTNGAALEATWMLDAKVSCLEDVKFGFSLWDRVRVLIGTQEVFARLVPIGQERIEAGEEGFVQLRLEEQLAVKTGDRFIMRAYSPMVTIGGGQILDAVPSKHRRFKQDVLDSLKVKEEGNLDHLILDFLLNQQAIVGSLKDICDYMNLPKETVQGMLETLLEEKLLIQLSETEWIHVNKLQQIEKMIYQELETYHKAFRLRPGMPLEEIRSKVKQFLTPKQLDKLVKLFVEQGVFQLNNHRLSHSDFKVELNKYQEKVKNDIEKKLEKSGFTPIKKEELEALDAKNGRDVLEMLEDQSVVSLTFEYVISKKYYLKSVDLVKDFIQKNGAMTLADFRDMTDSSRKSSMLILEYLDEKKVTKRVENTRELMEG, translated from the coding sequence ATGGCAGATATTGTAATTGGAACCGCAGGACACATTGACCACGGTAAAACAACATTAATCAAAGGATTAACAGGTATTGAAACAGATACGACAAAAGAAGAAAAAACTAGAGGCTTATCGATTAATTTAGGCTTTGCTTATTTAGATTTACCGAATAAACAACGTGTGGGTATTGTTGACGTTCCAGGACATGAAAAATTCATCAAAAACATGGTTGCAGGTCTTCCAGGAATTGATTTAATTTTACTGGTAATTGACGCAGCTGAAGGAATTATGCCACAAACCAAAGAACATATTGATATTTTGAGTTTATTAGGAATTCAACATTTCATGATTGTGTTAACGAAGTGCCAAACAGTGGATGAAGATTTAAAAGAATTGGTAAAAGAGGATATTAGAGAGCAGTTGGCTGATACAGCATTAAAAGACGCTCCTTTGATTGAAACAGATGCAGTTGAGAAGATTGGATTAGATGAATTGAAATTAGCTATCCAAGACTTGGCTGAAACCATTCCAGAAAAAACAGTTCAAGAAGTGGGGCGTTTAAATGTGGACCGTGTCTTTTCAGTTAAAGGATTTGGAACGGTTATCACAGGAACATTGATTGATGGTACATTCCGTGTAGGAGATGAATTAACGGTCTTTCCAAGTGGTAAAAAAACAAAAATTAGAACGATTCAAGTTCATGAAACTGATAAAAAAGAAGCTTTTTCTGGTCAAAGAACAGCCCTTAATTTAACTAATATCTCTAAAGATGAAATTTCCCGTGGAGATGTTTTAACTAATGGAGCAGCACTTGAAGCAACATGGATGCTTGATGCTAAAGTAAGTTGTTTGGAAGATGTTAAATTCGGTTTTAGCCTTTGGGATAGAGTACGAGTTTTAATTGGAACGCAAGAAGTCTTTGCTCGCTTGGTTCCAATAGGACAAGAAAGAATTGAAGCAGGGGAAGAAGGTTTTGTCCAATTACGTTTAGAAGAACAATTAGCTGTTAAAACAGGTGATCGTTTTATTATGAGAGCTTATTCTCCAATGGTTACTATCGGTGGAGGGCAGATTTTAGATGCGGTACCTAGTAAACATCGTCGATTCAAACAAGATGTTCTAGATAGCTTGAAGGTTAAAGAAGAAGGTAACCTAGATCATTTGATTTTAGATTTCTTATTAAATCAACAGGCTATTGTTGGTAGTTTGAAAGATATCTGTGATTATATGAATCTTCCAAAAGAAACAGTACAAGGAATGCTTGAGACGTTGTTAGAGGAAAAACTATTAATTCAACTATCTGAAACAGAGTGGATTCATGTAAATAAACTTCAACAAATTGAAAAAATGATTTATCAAGAACTTGAAACGTATCATAAAGCTTTTCGTTTAAGACCTGGTATGCCGTTAGAAGAAATTCGCTCAAAAGTAAAACAATTCTTAACACCAAAGCAGTTAGATAAATTAGTAAAATTATTTGTCGAACAAGGCGTTTTCCAATTAAATAATCATCGGTTATCTCATTCTGATTTTAAAGTTGAACTTAATAAATACCAAGAAAAAGTAAAAAATGACATTGAGAAAAAACTTGAAAAATCTGGTTTTACACCAATCAAGAAAGAAGAACTTGAAGCTCTAGATGCTAAGAATGGTCGCGATGTATTAGAAATGTTGGAAGATCAATCGGTAGTCTCTTTAACGTTTGAATATGTTATTAGTAAAAAATATTATTTGAAATCAGTCGATTTAGTCAAAGATTTTATTCAGAAAAACGGTGCAATGACTTTAGCAGATTTTAGAGATATGACAGATTCTAGTCGGAAATCCTCAATGCTTATTTTAGAGTATTTAGATGAGAAAAAAGTAACTAAACGAGTTGAGAATACAAGAGAACTAATGGAAGGTTAG
- a CDS encoding proline racemase family protein has protein sequence MKFSKMMTAIDTHTAGEAARLVIGGIPKFPGKTMAEKKEYLETQKDYLRTSIMHEPRGHNEMFGAFICEPVHDEADYGIIFMDAGGYLNMCGHNTIAAMTAAVETGWVDVEPGQREVKVVQDTPAGIVHGEVHLSEDYYAESVSFENVESFLYKEGVKVNVPEIGELTIDISFGGSFFAILPAADLGLEIKPENASKFSDLGIKIRDAVNEQIEIQHPTLEHIKTVDLVEIYGPATSPDATYQNVVVFGDGQVDRSPCGTGTSAKLATLYAKGEMGVGDTFVYESILGTKFKGEVVRTADLGDYKAIIPRVSGSANINGFNTFLIDPKDPLKDGFVLG, from the coding sequence ATGAAATTTTCAAAAATGATGACAGCTATTGATACACATACAGCTGGAGAAGCAGCTCGTTTAGTTATTGGGGGAATTCCAAAATTCCCAGGAAAAACAATGGCTGAAAAGAAAGAATATTTAGAAACACAAAAAGACTATTTAAGAACGTCAATTATGCATGAGCCTAGAGGACATAATGAAATGTTTGGGGCATTTATTTGTGAGCCAGTTCACGATGAAGCGGACTACGGTATTATCTTTATGGATGCTGGTGGTTACTTAAATATGTGTGGACATAATACAATTGCAGCAATGACTGCTGCTGTTGAAACTGGTTGGGTAGATGTAGAACCTGGTCAAAGAGAAGTAAAAGTTGTTCAAGATACACCTGCAGGAATTGTTCATGGAGAAGTACATTTAAGTGAAGATTACTATGCAGAATCAGTATCTTTTGAAAACGTTGAATCATTCCTTTATAAAGAAGGCGTGAAAGTTAATGTACCAGAAATTGGTGAATTAACAATTGATATTTCTTTTGGTGGTAGCTTCTTTGCTATTCTTCCAGCAGCTGATTTAGGCTTAGAAATTAAACCTGAAAATGCATCTAAATTCTCAGATTTAGGAATTAAAATCAGAGATGCAGTAAACGAACAAATTGAAATCCAACATCCTACGTTAGAACACATTAAAACAGTTGATTTAGTTGAAATCTATGGACCAGCAACTAGTCCTGATGCAACTTATCAAAACGTTGTTGTTTTTGGTGATGGACAAGTTGACCGTTCACCATGTGGTACTGGAACAAGTGCTAAATTAGCAACTCTTTATGCGAAAGGTGAAATGGGCGTTGGCGATACATTTGTTTACGAAAGTATTTTAGGAACTAAATTTAAAGGGGAAGTTGTACGTACAGCTGACTTAGGTGATTACAAAGCAATCATTCCTCGCGTATCAGGTTCAGCAAATATTAACGGATTTAATACATTTTTAATTGATCCAAAAGATCCTCTTAAAGATGGATTTGTTTTAGGTTAG
- the prdB gene encoding D-proline reductase (dithiol) protein PrdB — translation MSLTVFEGLQSEIYVPITPKSIFTPVKKELKEMRVAMATAAGVHLKTDARFNLAGDTSYREIPDTATTDELMVSHGGYDNADVNRDVNAMFPIDRLHELAKEGFIKEVAPMHFGFMGGGGDQEAFHDVTGPEIAQKLVDEGVDAVVLTAGUGTCHRTAVIVQRAIEEAGIPTILIAALPPVVRQNGSPRAVAPLVPMGANAGEPHNIEMQTGILKDTLKELVAIETPGKIVSLPYEYIAHV, via the coding sequence ATGAGTTTAACGGTTTTTGAAGGTTTACAATCAGAAATTTATGTACCTATTACACCAAAATCAATTTTTACTCCTGTGAAAAAAGAGTTAAAAGAAATGCGTGTAGCAATGGCAACAGCAGCCGGAGTACATTTGAAAACAGATGCAAGATTTAATTTAGCAGGGGATACTTCTTATAGAGAAATTCCAGATACTGCAACAACAGACGAATTAATGGTGTCTCACGGTGGTTATGATAATGCAGACGTTAACCGTGACGTGAACGCTATGTTCCCAATCGATCGCTTACATGAACTTGCTAAGGAAGGCTTCATTAAAGAAGTAGCACCTATGCACTTTGGTTTCATGGGTGGTGGGGGAGACCAAGAAGCATTTCACGATGTAACTGGTCCAGAAATTGCTCAAAAATTAGTGGACGAAGGCGTCGACGCAGTTGTTTTAACAGCTGGTTGAGGGACTTGCCACAGAACTGCCGTGATCGTGCAGAGAGCTATTGAGGAAGCAGGAATTCCTACAATTTTAATCGCCGCATTACCTCCAGTAGTGCGTCAAAATGGTTCACCTAGAGCGGTTGCTCCACTTGTACCAATGGGTGCAAATGCTGGGGAACCACATAATATTGAAATGCAAACAGGTATCTTAAAAGATACATTAAAAGAATTAGTAGCAATTGAAACTCCAGGAAAAATTGTTAGTTTACCTTACGAGTACATTGCACACGTTTAA
- a CDS encoding CBO2463/CBO2479 domain-containing protein, producing the protein MDRIDQLKYLSTERMFEGVLVDITDASVTIDIKGRLGQFKIPRRMLISEYDVKIGQEVGFMMSYPEVLDENPNEHYVNAITEHQRRQENMMKTREEI; encoded by the coding sequence ATGGATAGAATAGATCAATTAAAATACTTATCGACAGAGAGAATGTTTGAAGGCGTTCTAGTAGATATTACCGATGCAAGTGTTACGATTGATATTAAAGGTCGTTTGGGACAGTTTAAAATTCCTAGAAGAATGTTAATTTCAGAATATGATGTAAAAATTGGCCAAGAGGTTGGTTTTATGATGTCATATCCAGAAGTTTTAGATGAAAATCCTAACGAACATTATGTCAACGCAATAACAGAACATCAAAGAAGACAAGAAAATATGATGAAAACACGAGAGGAGATTTAA
- a CDS encoding aminotransferase class V-fold PLP-dependent enzyme — translation MSIYFDNAATTAIKPKEVAQAVCETLLSGEFGNPARGSHDFSLNSFRDVSMVRQQIKELLEASNQYEVAFTNNATLSLNMMIKGLIGEGEHVVTTSWEHNAVLRPLYQLAEEKKVTFDVVPSDLKTGMLDFDFLEKTIKKETTTLLVTHGSNVTGNIMDLKRVKKIAQKHQLRLIIDGSQTMGQYPVSLEDGIIDAFCFTGHKSLYGPTGTGGICLKRELEKDLTPLISGGDGMQTFSKIQPRELPILLEAGTLNVAGIKGLGAGIDYVNQRGVKAIHQYVNDLANVFISGIKDNPLIEIYGDFTAERAGVVSINLKNIDSATVSDVLWEDYGIAIRPGYHCAPLMHEALGTKDQGTLRFSFSTFNTLEEVEVAIKAINELSKEVTA, via the coding sequence ATGTCAATTTATTTTGATAATGCAGCAACAACAGCGATTAAACCAAAAGAGGTAGCGCAAGCTGTTTGTGAAACCCTTCTTTCTGGTGAATTTGGCAATCCTGCTCGTGGCAGTCATGATTTTTCCTTAAATAGTTTTAGAGATGTTTCTATGGTTAGACAACAAATTAAAGAGTTATTAGAAGCTAGTAATCAATATGAAGTCGCGTTTACTAATAATGCCACCTTGTCCCTTAATATGATGATTAAAGGTCTCATTGGAGAAGGTGAGCATGTTGTAACAACTTCTTGGGAACATAATGCGGTTCTTAGACCTCTATATCAATTAGCTGAAGAAAAAAAAGTAACTTTTGATGTGGTACCAAGTGACTTAAAAACAGGTATGTTAGATTTTGATTTTTTAGAAAAAACAATAAAAAAAGAAACAACAACTTTACTAGTTACTCATGGCTCGAATGTAACAGGAAATATTATGGATTTAAAGAGAGTTAAAAAAATAGCTCAGAAACATCAACTAAGGCTAATTATTGATGGCTCGCAAACGATGGGACAATATCCTGTTTCTTTAGAAGATGGGATCATTGATGCTTTTTGTTTCACTGGTCATAAATCTTTATATGGTCCAACAGGTACTGGCGGTATTTGCTTAAAAAGAGAACTAGAAAAAGATTTAACACCACTAATTTCAGGTGGTGACGGGATGCAAACTTTTTCTAAAATCCAACCAAGAGAGTTGCCAATTCTTCTTGAAGCTGGCACATTGAATGTAGCAGGTATTAAGGGGTTAGGGGCTGGTATTGATTATGTGAATCAACGTGGGGTGAAAGCAATTCATCAATATGTTAACGATCTTGCTAATGTCTTCATTTCAGGGATTAAAGACAATCCCTTAATTGAAATCTATGGTGATTTTACAGCTGAAAGAGCAGGTGTGGTTTCGATTAATCTAAAAAACATTGATTCGGCAACTGTGAGTGATGTTCTTTGGGAGGATTATGGGATTGCAATAAGACCTGGCTATCATTGTGCTCCACTAATGCATGAAGCTTTAGGAACAAAAGATCAAGGAACATTACGTTTTTCATTTTCTACTTTCAATACTTTAGAGGAAGTTGAAGTAGCGATTAAAGCAATAAATGAATTGAGTAAGGAAGTGACAGCGTAA